GCAGGGTATCTGATCGGCCCGGGTATTTGCACAGAGCAGGGTATCTTTTTCCGGGTTGACGAGGCAAAGGGGTATATTCTCTTAATGTGTGGGGGGTAATACTAACGAGCATGTTGGGTGTATTACAGCTGAGGGCCATGGGAGCAGTGGGTATAGTACTGGAGATTAGTGTTGATGCTGGCAGTATAGTAGGGCTTAACATCTCTAAATGTCAGCATCCCGTAGGCGTTAAACCTCTGCTCTCGTGGATCGCCCCGTGGATGCTGTAGTCCATGTGCAGTCGGTTTTCCTGTCCGCGCTGTAATTATTGCATCAATTATTCCTTGACTTGGAGTCAAAAAGCAAAAGTTCACAACCCCTTTGGAATAATTGCTTTGGGAGTCTGAGTTCAGCGTCAGACCACAAGGTTTAGGATACAGCTCTAGACTCGTACGGTCTGTGTTCCTAATGGTGGAAAACGGGTTTGTGGTGGATGCGAACGACACTATATGTGTTCAGACCGGGAGCATCAAATCCAGGGGACAAACCTTGAGGATCCAAAGCATAGAAATTGAAAAGCTGCCCATCCTGAGTTTCCAGCGAGACCGAGGCAGAGCCCAGCTTCAGAACACAGGGGTACTCTTTCTCAAACACCACCTGGAAGACCCTCTCCTCCAAATAATGAAGCCGTATGGTCCGGTAACCTTCTGGAATCAGCTCTTCGATGTGGGGTCCAAATTGCTGCATGGTCAACACCCCATTGGGTCCAACTTTAATCTCATAAAAGGTCAGATTTGCGTAACTGTAATAGCCAACATAAGGGGTGGCATCGGGCACTGGGCTAAGTCTCTTCTCTGCctcttttaatgctttttcCATGGCTGGAATGAggtaattatatgtttttgacACTATGTCCTCCTCCTGAGGTCTCACGCCGGACATGAGCACAATGAAGCTAAGACGGAGTTTGGGGACCATAGAAAACGTAGCGGAAAATCCATCCAAATCTCCATCTTTCCGAATTACATCGTATCCGTGTTGCTCATTGATTTCCCAAGGGGTCCCAGTCTTGTTAGCAAAGTAATCACTAGAGCACTTTAGAAGTGGGGTCAGCATTGTCTTTAACGTGTCAGCCTCCAGGATTCGTCGATGATAGGTACTCATTAAAACCATGGCCAGTTTAGCCATATCCGCTGCTGTGGAATACATCTGACCCGAGGGGCGATACCAGCCTAGGTCGTAGAGAGGAGCTTGCTGGCCGCTGCCATAGAAGCCCACTGCCATCTGTGCCTGTACCGGGGGTGTGATGTCAAACCCTGTGTCCTCCATACCCAGCCGGTCTAGAATGTTATCTGCCACCCAGCGCTGGTATTCTCCTTCGGAGGTTTGCTCTGCCAGGACATGAGCCAGCAGCGAAAATGCCAGATTACTGTAATGACACCTGAAAAATCACCTGAATTAATCATCTTCACATTAAAAGGACAgaaactaaattattattattaccttgtTATTTCACGTTTTCGATTTGCCACAAATACACCGATCACCTGCTTCAGCTTCCAATCCTCACATTAGATATCATTTATTATACAGATCAACAGCAAGACAAAGCACCAAGAACATCCCTAGATATGAATGATgtgtgtggctggtctatacaGCGGTGGGGAATGTTAGAGAGTTGGTGGGGTGTTTATGAGATTTCATCACATCCATGGACTCCCGGGTGTCACGGAAACTCCTGACCAATTGGTGGTTGATTATTAATAGCCCCTGCATGAAGACCACTCACCGTGTTCCAGGGTCGGCCACCAACACATCGTCTCGCAGGAGGTCAATGGCCTGCTCGGTGGTTCCCTTCCACAGGAGATTGGTGGAGCGCAGCCTGCGCGGCAGACCTGAGGAAAAGCATCCACAAAGTGATCTATGAGACTATTCAGACACGAGCAAAAGTTTAAATCTCGGCGATATATGTGGGTTTGGAATaacaaaataagtgaaaaaatgCTATTCTCCGCAAATGTATGCTGGAAGATCATGGAGCTGATGCCTCCTTGAATGCACGGATCCGTCGTCTCTCACACGCTGATCCCTCACACACTTGGCTTACATTTGTGGCGGCTGAAATCTGTTCTTCCGGCTCGGATGAGGCAGGACGccttacatttatataataaagcatCAATAACAAACATTGTGTCAAATCTATTTATACAGAAGCTCAGTCGGCAGGGGGGATGGCATTTACACCCTTTGTGCAGCCTACGGATGGGTAAATGGGGCCCCAAAACTCATATAACTCCTCACCAGCCAAAATGAGAGGCGAGGGGGGTTATAACAGGGGGCATTGGGGTATAATAGCGGCCATGGATTGTAACTGGATTAGCACCTGACAGGTGACTCGCCATCCTGCGCAGTGTGACCGACGATGGTTTAACCAGTTGGGCGCCTTTCTGTGTGAACGCTAAACCATCCACCATATATCGGTGGTCGGACGACTTGGATTGGCCCAGAGGGTTTTTGATGGAAAAGTTGGAGACGTATCTGTCGAGGGGATCATCCAGTGAAGCCACCTCTCCTTCTTCCCACAGTTTGTACAACATCAACGCAGGAAATATCTTCGAGATGCTGGCGATTCtgcaacaataaaaaagatGGAGGACACAATTTCTGGCTGCCTTGTGGCACCCAGTACGGATGCCCTATATGCCCTTCATGTTTATCTGTACAGAGGTCACTTAAATGAACAGGACTAAATAAACTTGGATTAAATATTAGATGGATTAGTAAAATTAGACATTTGAATAAATCTACTGAAATTAATGGCAAAGCAACAACACATGGAGaccaatttacaaaaaaatacataattaacaaagcataaaaatgcatttttacatgGTCCAGCTtccattttaatacattttagtaaAAGCCGTTTAATAAAACCCGTTTCATTCACAGTTAGTCCTGGGCCGGTCCGTATTGATATTTTTAagatgttatatataatgtaatttccCTTACCGGTAAATCGTGTACTCATTTGGAGCAGCCGAGAAAGGGTCGGATCCATTCTTCTTGCCAAAGTTCCCTGTCCACAGCACCGTGTCATTATAAGTGACAATGGCTGATATGGCGGGCAATCCTGGAGTATGAATTTTATGCCTCAAAAGTTTGTCCACCTTCAGATAGAGAAGCAAGGGTTATTACTGGAGATGTGCATGTAACGTGATACAAACTGCCTACCACAAGGATGAATATTTTGCTGTAACACctgatttatattaataataagcaATAATAACGTTGCTTGGGGTGAACATGTCCACCTGCGCTGTCTCTGAGCCCCCTTTCCAAAGTGAAGGATTTACCAAAATATTCCATCGGCCAAACGATGGGGCGTTAATTgccattacattaaaaataaaactcctGCTTTCAAAATGGTAGAGATGGTTAGATGAAAAGGATTGTTCCAAACCGCGGGCCAATTCACACCCCTTAATCCATGCCCATTCCAAGGACATGATATTGAGACGTTTCTGGAGAATGCCTGCCTTCTCTTATATAAACACGTCTGTTAAATAAACAGCTTGGAGGTTTTGCGGAGTAAATGTTATTATAAGAAACTCATGTCTTAAGAATTAAACTCCCAAGGTGCCAGTATCTGTGAATCTCACTGTCTAATGCCCAATAGATCTGACCTTCTCCAGAGCCTCTTTCAGGATGGGGATTGGGTGCTCCAAAGGCACTGGTTCTGGAAATCGTGGGCACATTTTCACCACATCAGGAACTTTCTCTTTTACTGGAAGAcctgagaaaaaaatatcaaaccCAGTTTGATATGACGGTATCAGGAAAAATGTCGTCTAGCTTCCGAAGTCTAGCTGCCGCCATCTTATTCTTTCCTCGACATGTTTTACCAGACATCTTCTAAGAAGCATTTTCTGATACAGTGACGCCAACGATCCTGGGGGATTAGCCAACACAGCTTCTGCAGAAGACCAAGGACTGCCAATACTTTATTAGCCTTGGGGCCACCAATCCCCTAGAAGCTGATCTTCTTAGACTGTGTGACTTGATGTCGAGGCCTTATTGTGTTGTTCACAGTGTACATACCTGGTTCCTTCTTAGGGAGTTTAAATTGCCATATAAAGCAGCCGGTCATGGCGATGGACACGAGGAACAAAAGCACCAGCCCAAGGTGGCTCCAGTTCACCCTCACTGGGGATCTTCCTCTCAGACCCCTTCTCCTTGATGGCTAATAGATGGGAGAGAACACATAATAATGTCAGGTAAGATGGTAGCACCCTGTCTTATTACTCTTAATAGGGCTTGGAATAAATAAACCCCTGGAGTGTCCAGTCTTGGTGGGCAGTATATCACACCAGGCGTATTACATGGATGTGTCATTTATCTGCACCCCCACTCTACAATGCAAATGCTGGATATTGTCATGGATTTTGAAGGCATTCTCTGGCAATACATTCCCACAAAATTAATGACCCATTCATTTTGATGACGGTGCCATCTTTCCACAACATCAGAGTACCTTCCATACACGAACATTACTACAATCATGTGCAGCCTTCTGCCTCTCGCCTTCCTATGCATGATGTCTTGGTAAGCGATGTCGTGCTAATGGATGCTTTGGGAAGGTACTTGGTTATATCGCTTAGACAGCAGGAATTCTAACATAGTTAACCCATGAATCTCACATGTTATAGAGGTCTGATCTACTAACCCTCCACTAACCACAGCACAGACCCTGTGTGGAGGGTGGGGATGGATTTGCACAATGCTTTGTGTTGTAACCGTCTTTCAGGCTGATGGAGCGCTAGATGGTGTTGCAGAGGGAACTCCTACTGCATTAACAAGTTTGGCCGACTGTCTGCAAAATGATTTATATGTTGTATGTAGGGGTCTCCAGCTTTCCGCCACTAAACTCTGTAATTCTCCCTGTTACACATGTTGCCATTGGTGACATTTCTTTGGTTGGGCGTTTGAGAAATGGTTGTCCCTCAGCCCTGAAGTGTGAGGTCTCACCCTCCATGGACCAGCTTTCACTTATTGCTTGACTTTATAGAAGCTCCACTCCTGACTGTTCTCGGCTATTCCATGAGCGGGTTTAAAAAGCTGTCCAATCTCACCAGCAATAATCCACTAAAACCACATCCCATCTGTCCAGGAAAAAGATTAATCTCCTATTAATTTAAATCGTGCCCTTCGATGAGAGGCACAAACTGGATCTCCTTCTGTCAGGTTGTTTCATCTGAAGCCGATCGAGTTTTGGGACCCCCATATTTCCTTGATACCCCTCTATGTTTTCTTGAGCTCTGTGACATGTGGTTTCGCCTTGTGGATTTTCTCTGATGACAGGTAATCCCTAATCTCTGGAGCTTTCCCTCTACAGATTTCCCGGTCCCGCTGGGCTGGTTTTctcgattaaccctttcagcggaGGATGGGTTTCAGTCATCTGTTCATAGTgcagtataattattttaagtgTTTGTGTAACGAGTAAATAAGAATTGTCTCACCTGGATAGATAAACCATCCATTCCGGGATTAGAAAGGCTCCCAGAACATTAGGCTCGGCCGATccctgtaaagaaaaaaataattaaaaagggaTGGAGAACTTTAATAGCAAtcaatttaattatttctgataTAATCAATTATtctgaaaattaaatttttctGCGGCCCCTGCTCCAGTGAAGGGGGGAGGATTTTAGCAGCAATCAGTAGAATATTGCATTTTCCATGGGGTAATCAGAATGTGAgatagagtgtaagctcctgtgagcagagccctccttacctattgtttctgtaagtcaaattattatgttttgcgcttcttgttgtgtcctgtttcCCCAATTGTGCAGCActgcggtatatgatggtgctatacaaaCCAATGAATTATGATAATGTGGCATGAAAAGGTTTCACCGAGAAACCGTTTCTACGGTTGACCATTTTCCACCTAAATGTTCAAATTGAAATGTTCTCAATAAATCCTGGGCAAAACATGCAACCCAAACAAACCTGATCTATCCGTGTTGCCCTCTGCCCCAGCTCCCTGCCCGGTCTGGTTTTTGGAAGTCCCGCTGCTCTCTGTCAAACTCCGGCTTTATCTCCTTGTCCTCAACACGGCTCCTTCACGAAACCTTCTGGCTGCCCACTGCTCCGGAGACAGAATATACAGATTTATCTCAACTACGGCGGAAGATTATTCCATCCCCTCCCCTTGCTGGGGCTTTGTATATAAGTCACATTAGATGGGAAGTCAGACAAACAGCACTGGGGAGATCCAAGATTAGTGACACTCAGCATAGTTCATACGGAGTCAACCGCTGCCCCCTGCCGTGCCATTACCATCAATGGATCAAGCGTATAGAATGGGTCCTGCTGCACTACAATCCCTACAATCCTATGTTAAAAAGGCTCTTAATATTCACGATGACCCTGTTGGGTTGACTGTATATGAAGGGGTTCATTTCATCCTGTTTATCCCTCCTTGGAAGCTAAATGCCACCTGCTCTCTGGTAGAAACATCGGCACATTAATCCCAGGCAGCTTTAATGGTCCTGGTCTGCGGATGCCTGCGCAAACacgtggtggtggtggtggtggtggtggggtttGAGAAAAAGCAACATGTTAACTCTTTACATGCTCCATGCATCCCACTGGTAAGGGAATACACTAGCGATGTCCAGTTCATGAACTTATTGTTCTTTTTGAACTGACTCTTGTCAATGAACTGAATGAAtcagttcagtagactgaacgattcatttgtaacaGACTAGTTTGTGAATCATAAACTGCGCTTGTGATATGATCCTAGAGTAAGTTATCTGCACAGTACACAGACTCAAAGACTATGTTACAGCTCATCAGTTCACTGAGTCAAAAAAAAGTTCAGAACAGTTCTGAGTCACCAGTTCACTGACTCAAAGAACCGTTCAGAGCAGCTCTGAGCCACCAGTTCACTGACTCAAAGAACCGTTCAGAGCAGTTCTGAGTCACCAGTTCACTGACTCAAAGAACTGTTCAGAGCAGTTCTGAGTCACCAGTTCCCTGACTCAAAGATAAAGAACCGTTCAGAGCAGTTCTGAGTCACCTGTTCACTGACTCAAAGAACCGTTCAGAGCAATTCTGAGTCACCAGTTCACTGACTCAAATAACCATTCAGAGCAGCTCTGAgtcagggagggactgggaagcagTAACTGCTGCGAGTCACATTGGTAAACACCATTTTACTATTCTAAGAGCCCAAGTCATGACTGTCCTGTAGACAGGGACAGTTGGTAGATATGCATGTTGGTCGCATGCACATTAAACAGCAGCCTATGAACTGAATAGGTCTTCATATACGCGCTTACTTGTGAGGGACCGTGTAAGATGCATGCGAGGGTCCGTGTGAGACGCATGCGGGGGTCCGTGTGAGACGCATGCGGGGGTCCGTGTGAGATGCATGCGGGGGTCCGTGTGAGATGCATGCGGGGGTCCGTGTGAGATACTTTGGGGGGGGTTTGTGTTGGATGCCTGCGGGGGTCCGTGTGAGACACAGGCGGGGGTCTGTGTGAGATCCAGCAATGGCTGCAATGTAATGACACCCATTTTACtggaatataattattatataacccTTTTTAACTCCATCCCCTCCTGGAACCCCAaacccctgatacccctctttcctTCCTTGATGCCCCATTCTCCCCCCTGTgctccctcttttctaggaggtcaggatgtttgctgggtatgagggtataacagggttctacagccctaaaagccccaataatatGTATAGATACAGCAGGGAATAAATGCATTcacctgtaaataaaatacatgcagTGGTTGCTTAGGTAACCACTTGGACACTGCAGCCCCCTGTAGCTCAAATGGTCATGTGACTGGCTCCACCAATGACACGAGGAAATGGTTTTCCTAAAAAAGGAGGGAAGAGTTTGAGGAAATTGAAGAATGAAGAGAAAGTGACCCTTCTACTTTCTGCAGGAAGGTTTAAGAAAGTTCCTCATTCTGTATGAAGGTATACAACTGTTCCTGGGGCCCTTCATATTCTGCATGAAGATATAAAACTGTTCCTGAGAGCCCCTCATATTCTGTATAAAGATATACAACTGTTCTTGAGGGCCCTcatattctgtaaaaaaatatataaatctgtttTTGGGGCCTCTCATGTTCTCTATGAAGATATACAGCTGTTCCTGAGGGCCCTCATATTCTGTATGAAGATATAAAACAGTTTTTGGGGCCTCTCATGTTCTCTATGAAGATATAAAGCTGTTCCTGAGGGCTCTCATATTCTGTATGAAGATATAAAACTGTTTTTGGGCCCCTCATATTCTGTATAAAGATCTAAAACTGTTTTTGGGCCTCTCATATTCTGTATGAAGATATAAAACGGTTTTTGGGCCTCTCATATTCTCTATGAAGATATAAAGCTGTTCCCGGGGCCCCTCATATTTTCTATGAAGATATAAAACTGTTCCTGGGGCCCCTCATATTCTGTATGAAGATATAAAACTGTTCCTGAGGCCCCTCATATTCTGTATGAAGATATAAAACTGTTCCTGAGGGCCCCTCATATTTTCTATGAAGATATAAAACTGTTTGGGGGCCCCTCATATTCTGTATGAAGAAATAAAGCTGTTCCTGGGGCCCCTCATATGCTGCATGAATATAAAAAACTTCCTGGGGCCCCTCATATTCTGGATGAAGATATAAAACTGTTCCTGAGGCCCCTCATATTCTGCATGAAGAAATAAAGCTGTTCCTGGGGCCCCTCATATGCTGCATGAATATAAAAAACTTCATGGGGCCCTTATATTCTGGATGAAGATATAAAACTGTTCCTGGGGCCCTCATATTCTGGATGAAGATATACAACTGTTCATGTGGCCCCACATATTCTGGATGAAGATATAAAACTGTTCCTGGGGCCCCTCATATTCTGTATGAAGGTATAAAACTGTTCCTGAGGGCCCCTCATATTTTCTATGAAGATATAAAACTGTTTGGGGGCCCCTCATATTCTGTATGAAGATATAAAACTGTTCCTGAGGGCCCCTCATATTTTCTATGAAGATATAAAACTGTTTGGGGGCCCCTCATATTCTGTATGAAGAAATAAAGCTGTTCCTGGGGCCCCTCATATGCTGCATGAATATAAAAAACTTCATGGGGCCCTCATATTCTGGATGAAGATATAAAACTGTTCATGTGGCCCCACATATTCTGGATG
This window of the Spea bombifrons isolate aSpeBom1 chromosome 12, aSpeBom1.2.pri, whole genome shotgun sequence genome carries:
- the LACTBL1 gene encoding putative beta-lactamase-like 1; translated protein: MDGLSIQPSRRRGLRGRSPVRVNWSHLGLVLLFLVSIAMTGCFIWQFKLPKKEPGLPVKEKVPDVVKMCPRFPEPVPLEHPIPILKEALEKVDKLLRHKIHTPGLPAISAIVTYNDTVLWTGNFGKKNGSDPFSAAPNEYTIYRIASISKIFPALMLYKLWEEGEVASLDDPLDRYVSNFSIKNPLGQSKSSDHRYMVDGLAFTQKGAQLVKPSSVTLRRMASHLSGLPRRLRSTNLLWKGTTEQAIDLLRDDVLVADPGTRCHYSNLAFSLLAHVLAEQTSEGEYQRWVADNILDRLGMEDTGFDITPPVQAQMAVGFYGSGQQAPLYDLGWYRPSGQMYSTAADMAKLAMVLMSTYHRRILEADTLKTMLTPLLKCSSDYFANKTGTPWEINEQHGYDVIRKDGDLDGFSATFSMVPKLRLSFIVLMSGVRPQEEDIVSKTYNYLIPAMEKALKEAEKRLSPVPDATPYVGYYSYANLTFYEIKVGPNGVLTMQQFGPHIEELIPEGYRTIRLHYLEERVFQVVFEKEYPCVLKLGSASVSLETQDGQLFNFYALDPQGLSPGFDAPGLNTYSVVRIHHKPVFHH